A region of Ochotona princeps isolate mOchPri1 chromosome 2, mOchPri1.hap1, whole genome shotgun sequence DNA encodes the following proteins:
- the LOC131478302 gene encoding putative vomeronasal receptor-like protein 4: MLSLKTVYFFQASIGILANAILLVFHFLTIYQVYRPRPTDIITCHLASVHIVMLLTALGLLSENVFKSLNFENELKCKLLTYVSRVMRGLSISTTCLLSIVQVITVCPSSFCLSRFKHKLTNYTIIALICIWSVNLSSNSSMISYTVTHSNKSNLLNVSKYCSLSSMNSIIRKIFFMLVLSQRVLFVGLMLLSSMYLVTFLCSHQRKSEYLHSMSISSRISPAKRATCTVLVLVSFFVIMYCVNMTISSFSIMLWKYEPVVLDIQILLGNVYSAFSPLLHFSSDKRILGLLKKIIDMTMIVTVNVASLKM; the protein is encoded by the coding sequence ATGTTATCTCTGAAAACTGTATATTTTTTTCAAGCTAGCATTGGAATCTTAGCCAATGCCATTCTCCTCGTCTTTCACTTCCTCACAATCTACCAAGTCTATAGGCCAAGACCCACTGATATAATCACCTGCCACCTGGCTTCTGTCCACATAGTGATGCTTCTTACTGCACTGGGTCTTTTATCTGAAAACGTGTTTAAATCactgaattttgaaaatgaattaaaatgtaagcttttGACCTATGTAAGTCGGGTGATGAGGGGTCTATCCATCTCCACCACCTGTCTCCTGAGCATCGTTCAGGTCATCACCGTCTGTCCCAGCTCCTTTTGCTTGTCAAGATTTAAACATAAACTCACAAATTATACTATCATTGCTTTAATCTGTATTTGGTCCGTCAATTTGTCTTCCAACAGTAGCATGATAAGCTACACTGTGACTCATTCCAATAAGAGCAATCTACTCAATGTCAGTAAGTACTGCTCCCTTTCCTCAATGAACTCCAtcattaggaaaatatttttcatgcttGTATTATCCCAGCGTGTTTTATTTGTAGGACTCATGCTGTTGTCCAGCATGTACCTGGTGACTTTCTTatgtagccatcagaggaagtctgagtacctTCACAGCATGAGCATTTCCTCAAGAATCTCCCCAGCAAAAAGAGCCACCTGTACTGTCCTTGTGCTGGTGAGCttctttgtgattatgtactGTGTGAATATGACCATctcatccttctcaattatgcTGTGGAAATATGAACCAGTAGTCTTGGATATTCAGATTCTTCTGGGGAACGTCTATTCCGCTTTCAGTCCTTTGTTACATTTTAGTTCTGATAAACGAATACTTGgtcttctgaaaaaaattattgatatGACAATGATTGTAACAGTTAATGTAGCAAGTCTGAAAATGTAG